One Fusarium poae strain DAOMC 252244 chromosome 4, whole genome shotgun sequence DNA window includes the following coding sequences:
- a CDS encoding hypothetical protein (BUSCO:32336at5125), with protein MSTPSLSDGQLTPTDTDPDLCFSSSEDDHRWPTAQDVVEMSIMLNGSAIPLSWSRETLKRLPMGTRPVKMVGEGAANVVFELGIPEGDLRAKEFKGWLLRVAKAPTSGQPARFNYLRQQEFYAKQITPFLKTHAIQQQLVVLRSTNIIPQLNAFLRSIDHQRKEKFRGTFVSESNWGLLVEDMRISDPNSRLIEFKPKWLNQSPSAPQGAIRCRQCAMELFNYLRDPSPSRHTPEEKPCPLTLANPGAPPAISSPFRFASKLASKCNDPMVRELLAKTADHQVIRDLRWLQNLSDTKGPLYAEKNDPMFSLAMTVRDCTCFVQMNLGPDVPPEQRLRVRLGDFDLKDTDIKFKRWTSAEKDLIDSGCYTADWIMCNGQYYHPPTKCLLEWSRRKDQNVKIIGIKAKGSHPNKAVHFPTEVMTKQALVHWMTSSPVKLTGLLQPDRKDKPRSDVCPFRNEPPNLLKWLSKKP; from the exons ATGTCGACACCGTCTCTATCCGATGGGCAGCTTACGCCAACCGATACCGACCCTGATCTTtgcttctcctcctcggaAGATGATCACAGGTGGCCAACTGCCCAAGATGTCGTGGAAATGTCAATTATGCTCAATGGCAGTGCCATTCCTCTGTCATGGTCTCGTGAGACCCTCAAGAGATTACCAATGGGCACTCGCCCAGTAAAGATGGTTGGCGAAGGTGCTGCCAATGTCGTCTTCGAATTGGGTATTCCAGAAGGAGATCTTAGGGCCAAGGAATTCAAGG GATGGCTTCTTCGTGTTGCCAAAGCCCCTACAAGTGGCCAACCCGCCAGGTTCAATTATCTGAGACAGCAAGAATTTTACGCAAAGCAAATCACGCCATTTCTCAAGACTCACGCCATTCAACAACAGCTCGTCGTCCTACGTAGCACAAATATCATTCCTCAACTGAACGCGTTTCTGCGGTCAATTGATCATCAGCGCAAGGAGAAGTTCAGGGGTACATTTGTCTCCGAGTCTAATTGGGGtcttcttgttgaagacaTGCGAATATCTG ATCCCAACAGCAGACTTATCGAGTTCAAGCCAAAGTGGTTGAATCAATCGCCGAGTGCTCCTCAGGGTGCTATAAGGTGTCGACAATGCGCCATGGAACTTTTTAATTACCTCCGGGATCCGAGCCCTTCAAGGCATACACCAGAAGAAAAGCCTTGCCCTCTTACACTTGCCAATCCTGGTGCTCCCCCTGCCATCAGTTCACCATTTCGTTTCGCTTCCAAGCTTGCTTCCAAGTGCAACGATCCCATGGTGCGGGAGCTGCTAGCAAAGACGGCCGACCACCAAGTCATTCGTGATCTTAGATGGCTTCAAAATCTTTCTGACACTAAAGGCCCTCTATACGCCGAGAAGAACGATCCCATGTTCAGTTTGGCCATGACTGTTCGTGATTGTACCTGTTTCGTCCAGATGAATCTCGGACCCGATGTACCTCCCGAACAACGACTTCGTGTCAGGCTTGGCGACTTTGATTTAAAGGATACCGACATCAAGTTCAAGCGATGGACTTCGGCCGAGAAGGACCTAATCGACTCGGGTTGCTACACCGCTGACTGGATCATGTGTAACGGGCAGTACTACCACCCTCCCACCAAATGTCTCCTCGAGTGGAGCCGGCGGAAGGATCAAAACGTGAAAATCATTGGCATCAAGGCCAAAGGCTCTCATCCCAATAAGGCAGTGCATTTCCCTACCGAGGTCATGACCAAGCAGGCTCTCGTGCACTGGATGACGAGTAGCCCTGTCAAGCTCACGGGACTTCTCCAGCCCGACAGAAAGGATAAGCCAAGGAGCGATGTGTGCCCATTTCGGAATGAGCCCCC GAATCTACTGAAATGGTTGTCGAAGAAGCCGTAA
- a CDS encoding hypothetical protein (TransMembrane:11 (i51-72o92-111i123-143o149-175i187-210o230-252i296-315o327-344i364-381o396-420i432-456o)~BUSCO:35923at5125): MDRVRKALGRQHSSTSTSEYEPLTGNEEATPLEGSTQLEGQHELPFSWAEYSIFALLGVAMLWAWNMFLAAAPYFTARFAGDAWIQANFQSAILTVSTVTNLGAMLVLTSIQYSASYPFRINLALIINVVTFGFLTASTVLGLSASPTVYLVFLLATVAAAAWAAGLIQNGAFAFAASFGRPEYMQAIMAGQGIAGVLPPLAQVFTVLAFPPDKENASKGASAEDGQTSAFVYFLTAVIVSVVALVSFIPLVRRHNHIIENRMVEQMNESMHSIEEAERAARKVTSLWRLFTKLHWLAIGVALTFTATMFMPVFTAKIHSVKETSGAIYQPAAFIPLGFFFWNLGDLGGRVATILPFSLRHRPFALFVLAVIRYGWLPLYLLCNIDNRGAIVSSDFFYLCIVQLVFGLTNGWLGSSFMMASGEWVDEGEREAAGGFMGLCLVAGLSVGSLLSFTVADI, encoded by the exons ATGGACCGTGTGCGAAAGGCCCTGGGTCGTCAACattcctcaacctcaacatcaGAATACGAGCCTCTTACAGGCAACGAAGAAGCCACTCCGTTAGAGGGATCTACCCAACTCGAAGGTCAACACGAACTACCCTTCTCATGGGCGGAATATAGTATCTTCGCCCTGCTGGGCGTTGCCATGCTCTGGGCTTG GAACATGTTTCTCGCCGCAGCTCCCTACTTTACAGCTCGCTTTGCTGGTGATGCTTGGATCCAGGCCAACTTCCAATCTGCGATTCTGACTGTTTCGACTGTTACCAACCTCGGTGCCATGCTTGTCCTCACCAGTATCCAGTACTCAGCGTCATATCCATTCCGAATCAACCTTGCTCTCATTATCAACGTTGTTACCTTCGGTTTCTTGACAGCTTCCACTGTACTCGGCCTCAGTGCATCGCCTACAGTCTACCTTGTATTTCTACTTGCTACAGTCGCGGCTGCCGCGTGGGCTGCCGGTCTTATCCAGAATGGCGCGTTTGCTTTTGCAGCCAGTTTTGGGCGTCCAGAGTATATGCAGGCAATTATGGCTGGACAGGGAATCGCTGGCGTGCTACCTCCACTTGCCCAAGTATTCACTGTTCTAGCCTTTCCTCCTGATAAGGAAAATGCTTCCAAAGGCGCGTCCGCAGAGGATGGTCAAACATCAGCATTTGTCTATTTCCTCACCGCTGTAATCGTGTCGGTGGTTGCACTGGTCTCCTTCATCCCATTGGTCCGTCGACACAACCACATCATCGAAAACCGCATGGTCGAGCAAATGAACGAGTCCATGCATAGCATCGAGGAGGCCGAACGTGCCGCCCGCAAGGTTACATCCCTCTGGCGGCTGTTCACCAAGCTTCACTGGCTTGCCATTGGTGTGGCTCTTACTTTCACCGCAACTATGTTTATGCCCGTTTTCACAGCAAAGATCCATTCTGTAAAGGAAACATCTGGTGCCATCTACCAGCCTGCAGCCTTTATACCGCTTGGATTTTTCTTTTGGAATTTGGGTGACTTGGGTGGCCGTGTAGCAACTATACTTCCCTTTTCCCTGCGACACCGCCCCTTTgctctttttgttcttgcCGTCATTCGTTATGGTTGGCTGCCTCTGTATTTGCTTTGTAACATCGATAATCGTGGCGCCATCGTTTCCAGCGACTTCTTTTATCTCTGTATTGTTCAGTTAGTATTTGGCCTCACCAACGGCTGGCTCGGTTCCAGCTTCATGATGGCATCTGGTGAGTGGGTAGACGAGGGCGAGCGTGAGGCTGCCGGCGGCTTTATGGGATTGTGCCTTGTCGCAGGACTTTCAGTAGGCAGTCTTTTGAGTTTTACAGTGGCAGACATCTAG
- the CAT3 gene encoding catalase (SECRETED:SignalP(1-18)) — MVSSKLLVALGLASLTAAQCPYADPAKLAARDEGSSREHLKDYEVDDSKGYMSSDVGGPFEEQESLKAGERGPTLLEDFIFRQKITHFDHERVPERAVHARGAGAHGVFESYGDWSNITAASFLGSKDKKTPVFVRFSTVAGSRGSADTVRDVHGFATRFYTDEGIFDLVGNSIPVFFIQDAIQFPDLIHAVKPSPDSEIPQAATAHDSAWDFFSQQTTTMHTLFWAMAGNGIPRSYRHVDGFGVHTFRLVTDDGDTKFVKWHWKTKQGKASLVWDEAQHLAGKNADYHRADLWDAIESGNGPEWELNAQIFDEDQALEFGFDVLDATKIIPEELVPLQPLGVMKLDTNPINYFAETEQVMFQPGHIVRGIDFTEDPLLQGRIFSYLDTQINRHGGPNFEQLPINRPLSPIHNNNRDGAGQNFIHKNTAAYTPNTLNKGYPAQANQTQGKGFFTAPGRKVSGNLMRARASTFSDHWSQPRLFYNSLTKVEQQFLINAIRFETSQLKSETVKKNVLYQLNKISHDIAVRVARALGLEAPEADDKYYHDNTTAGISIFGTKLPSIATLSVGVLASINSENSIQQAKALKKALGEDKVTVSIVGEVLGDDVEVTYSAATAAQFDGIVVASGTESLFNGTGKSTLFPPGRPTQMIVDGYHWGKPVGFIGGAKAAAQAARVGNGKGVYFSKDVESLVNDLKDGLAIFKFIDRFPLDN, encoded by the exons ATGGTGTCTTCCAAACTTCTTGTTGCTCTTGGACTTGCCAGCCTGACCGCTGCGCAATGTCCCTATGCTGACCCAGCTAAGCTGGCAGCTAGAGATGAGGGAAGCTCTCGTGAACATCTCAAAGACtatgaagttgatgatagCAAGGGATACATGAGTTCCGATGTCGGTGGTCCTTTTGAGGAACAGGAGAGTTTAAAGGCAGGGGAACGGGGTCCTACCCTGCTCGAAGACTTTATTTTCCGCCAGAAGATCACGCATTTCGATCACGAACGG GTCCCCGAGAGAGCCGTTCACGCCCGAGGTGCTGGGGCTCATGGTGTGTTTGAAAGCTATGGT GACTGGAGCAACATCACCGCAGCTTCTTTTCTTGGATCAAAAGATAAAAAGACTCCTGTCTTTGTACGCTTTTCTACCGTCGCTGGTTCCAGAGGTAGTGCCGATACTGTGAGAGATGTGCATGGATTCGCGACCCGTTT CTATACAGACGAGGGTATATTCGACCTAGTCGGGAACAGTATCCCTGTTTTCTTTATTCAAGATGCAATTCAGTTCCCAGATCTCATTCACGCTGTCAAGCCATCCCCTGATAGTGAGATCCCACAAGCTGCCACAGCACACGATTCAGCATGGGATTTTTTCAGCCAGCAAACAACAACCATGCATACCCTATTTTGGGCTATGGCAGGAAACGGCATTCCGCGCAGTTATCGTCATGTTGACGGATTCGGTGTCCACACTTTCCGTCTTGTGACTGACGATGGTGATACAAAGTTCGTCAAGTGGCACTGGAAGACCAAGCAGGGCAAAGCCAGCCTGGTATGGGATGAAGCACAGCATCTGGCCGGAAAGAACGCCGATTACCATCGTGCTGATCTCTGGGATGCCATTGAGTCTGGTAATGGGCCCGAGTGGGAACTCAATGCCCAGATCTTTGACGAGGACCAGGCTCTTGAGTTTGGctttgatgttcttgatgcTACCAAGATCATTCCCGAGGAGCTAGTTCCTCTACAGCCTCTTGGTGTTATGAAGTTGGACACAAACCCAATCAACTATTTTGCAGAGACTGAGCAAGTCATG TTCCAACCTGGCCACATTGTTCGCGGCATTGACTTTACTGAAGATCCTCTGCTGCAGGGACGTATCTTTTCTTACCTCGATACCCAAATCAACCGTCACGGCGGTCCCAACTTTGAGCAACTCCCCATCAACCGCCCTCTGTCTCCTATCCACAATAACAACCGTGATGGAGCTGGTCAGAACTTCATTCATAAGAACACTGCTGCTT ATACTCCCAACACTCTAAACAAGGGCTACCCTGCTCAGGCAAACCAGACACAGGGCAAGGGCTTCTTTACTGCTCCTGGCCGCAAGGTTTCCGGAAACTTGATGCGTGCCAGAGCATCCACCTTTTCCGACCACTGGAGCCAGCCACGACTCTTCTACAACTCTTTGACCAAAGTAGAGCAGCAATTTCTTATCAACGCCATTCGTTTCGAGACAAGTCAGCTCAAGTCTGAAACTGTCAAGAAGAATGTTCTCTACCAGTTGAACAAAATTAGCCACGATATTGCTGTCAGAGTCGCCAGGGCTTTGGGTCTCGAGGCTCCTGAGGCTGACGACAAGTACTACCACGACAACACTACAGCTGGAATCTCGATTTTTGGAACCAAGCTTCCCAGTATTGCAACACTCTCTGTCGGTGTCCTGGCTTCTATCAATTCCGAGAACTCTATACAGCAAGCCAAGGCTCTCAAGAAGGCTCTTGGCGAGGACAAAGTGACTGTGTCGATCGTAGGCGAGGTTCTTGGAGACGATGTTGAAGTTACCTACAGCGCTGCAACTGCCGCTCAATTTGACGGTATTGTTGTTGCTAGTGGCACTGAGTCTCTTTTCAACGGCACCGGAAAGTCAACTCTATTCCCCCCTGGTCGTCCTACACAGATGATTGTGGACGGTTACCACTGGGGCAAACCTGTTGGGTTCATTGGAGGTGCAAAGGCGGCAGCTCAGGCTGCGAGGGTTGGCAATGGAAAGGGAGTGTACTTTTCCAAGGACGTTGAGTCTCTTGTTAACGATTTGAAGGATGGTTTGGCTATTTTCAAGTTCATTGACCGATTCCCTCTGGACAACTAG
- a CDS encoding hypothetical protein (TransMembrane:1 (o764-783i)): MPDRSPSYDSRDSSPEPERNRERPIDRDKGREKEKELQRDRERDRVRDRERDKERDQYRDMERDLDRDIDRDIDRDVERDKERDKEREREKEKIRDRPLNDKKEREPTKPLDDKRDRIKPMDNIKDSRDNSPDGRRGDRNKPLNDGRDTRDKSPDERRDRDRNKPLNNRMDSYDSSPDKKDRRPLNSRRDSYDSSPDKRDRKPLNNRKDSYDSLLDKRDRKPLNNPKDSYDSLLDKKDRKPLDDRRDSRDRSPDDRKDRDRSKPLNNRKDSYDSLLDKKDRRPLDDRRDSRDRSPDDKRYQDRNRPLDDPRDSRDRSPEDRRDRDRNRPLDDRRDSRDRSPDDRRDRDRTRQFDDRRDSRDRSLDGRRDSRDYGKDRDYDDPRDSRHDVGRDHINGRDRLKDRDIDRDRRRDSRIPPRVAREPREHPPSASKRNSITGRLLGSFRAARGGDKEKEIPMPAAAASVQRRASTAVTKGSPVTRIREWLDACNAEHHHHCAVSSESDVPTWRPTWLIDVVDRRLVKATPKDRYVALSYVNGSHRNEPQEYMQLLKSNLAVFEDRLPNLDMPQTYLDAMWLAKKLGIRHIWIDRICITQDNREEMEDHTKHMAYVFANAYLVIVAASGDIHTGLPSLDPKRATRGIRTTGRTHQELVAASSWYTRGWTLVERIYSRRSVFFFEDSVTWECHCETWQGSPNSVMKKLRGGRQDCVGTIPDAVLAFQHPRWPDLDEYARYVMEYSARKLTLVDDTLPAFSGITHVLSRSFPGGFIYGMPVMFLDIALLWRPHASIRRRALSRPPFLPSWSWMGWWFDNIPVDVTLWRAAADYVEEARTGKRGQESKRYRSAHAFRIRPTVSWSLTDRASTVPLMNTGLQYNNLRSRRVPNTELPMGWSRSGSHYVHDSDETALFKYPVPVGDPAESGGYEPAVGEQAYPGPLLSFRTTSGFFDIEFHTTLAHRERPNPPLAVGTIWNKANRWAGQFRAHDAWLGIQSSNYDGEERLEFICISIATERRGSHVFDTDKFEEHMDADGMVDFVNVLWIERIGDIAYRRGVGQILLKTWEAQAKDEVAVLLG; the protein is encoded by the coding sequence ATGCCAGACCGCAGCCCCTCATATGATTCTCGCGACAGCTCTCCGGAGCCAGAGCGCAATCGCGAACGCCCTATCGACCGCGACAAGGGCCgagaaaaagagaaagaattgCAGAGGGATCGCGAGAGAGACCGCGTGAGGGACAGAGAAAGAGACAAGGAAAGAGATCAATACCGCGACATGGAGAGAGATCTGGACAGAGACATCGATCGCGACATTGACCGTGATGTTGAACGGGACAAAGAAAGGGACAAGGAGCGAGAAcgagagaaggagaagattcGCGACAGACCTTTGAAtgacaaaaaagaaagagagccTACCAAGCCACTTGACGATAAAAGAGACCGCATCAAACCAATGGATAACATAAAAGATAGTCGAGACAACTCTCCAGACGGCAGGCGAGGAGACCGCAACAAACCATTAAATGACGGGAGAGATACTCGCGACAAATCACCAGATGAAAGGAGAGATCGAGATCGCAACAAGCCTCTAAACAATCGAATGGATAGCTACGACAGTTCGCCCGACAAAAAGGACCGGAGACCACTAAACAGCCGACGGGACAGCTATGACAGCTCACCAGATAAGAGAGACCGGAAACCATTGAACAACCGAAAGGATAGCTACGACAGTTTACTGGACAAGAGGGACCGAAAGCCGCTGAACAACCCAAAAGACAGTTACGATAGTTTACTCGACAAAAAGGACCGGAAGCCATTGGACGACAGGAGGGACAGCCGCGACAGGTCGCCAGACGATAGAAAAGACCGGGACCGCAGCAAACCACTTAACAATCGAAAAGACAGTTACGATAGTTTACTCGACAAGAAGGACCGGAGACCCCTGGACGACAGACGGGACAGTCGCGACAGATCACCCGATGACAAAAGATACCAGGATCGCAACAGACCTCTGGATGACCCAAGAGACAGTCGCGATAGATCGCCCGAAGATAGAAGGGACCGTGATCGCAATAGACCACTCGATGATAGAAGAGATAGCCGGGACAGATCTCCAGATGACAGACGAGACCGAGATCGTACCAGACAATTCGACGACAGAAGGGATAGTCGCGATAGATCTCTGGATGGCAGAAGAGATAGTCGCGACTATGGTAAAGACAGAGATTACGATGATCCGAGAGACAGCCGACATGACGTTGGAAGGGACCACATCAACGGCAGAGACAGACTCAAAGATCGGGATATCGACAGAGACAGACGTCGCGATAGTCGCATACCTCCACGAGTAGCTCGAGAACCCCGAGAGCATCCTCCATCTGCCAGTAAGCGAAACAGTATTACAGGCCGTCTCCTCGGATCTTTTAGAGCAGCTCGTGGTGGTGACAAAGAGAAGGAGATCCCCatgccagcagcagcagcctcagtTCAGCGCCGCGCATCTACCGCTGTTACAAAAGGCAGCCCGGTTACTCGTATTCGAGAGTGGCTTGATGCTTGTAACGCTgagcaccaccaccactgtGCCGTTTCTTCCGAGTCTGATGTTCCAACTTGGCGTCCTACTTGGCTCATCGATGTTGTCGATCGTCGCCTGGTTAAAGCTACACCCAAAGATCGTTACGTAGCTCTCAGTTATGTCAACGGATCTCATCGTAATGAGCCGCAAGAATATATGCAGCTACTCAAGTCTAACCTTGCAGTTTTTGAGGATCGTCTGCCGAATCTTGATATGCCTCAGACTTATCTGGACGCTATGTGGCTTGCGAAGAAGCTGGGTATTCGGCATATCTGGATTGACCGGATCTGTATCACTCAGGATAACCGGGAAGAAATGGAGGACCACACCAAACATATGGCATATGTCTTTGCCAATGCCTACCTCGTTATTGTGGCAGCTTCTGGAGACATTCATACTGGACTGCCTTCTCTTGACCCAAAGCGAGCAACACGAGGTATTCGTACCACTGGCCGCACTCATCAAGAGCTTGTAGCAGCTTCATCTTGGTATACCAGAGGTTGGACGCTTGTCGAGCGCATCTACTCTCGACGctcggtcttcttcttcgaggACTCGGTAACCTGGGAATGCCACTGCGAGACCTGGCAAGGAAGCCCAAACAGTGTCATGAAGAAGctccgaggaggccgccaaGACTGTGTCGGTACTATTCCCGATGCTGTTTTGGCGTTCCAACATCCGCGTTGGCCTGATCTTGACGAGTATGCTCGATATGTCATGGAATATAGCGCTCGCAAGTTGACACTAGTCGACGATACTCTGCCTGCGTTTTCAGGAATTACTCATGTTCTTTCTCGTTCATTCCCTGGTGGTTTCATCTATGGCATGCCTGTCATGTTTCTAGACATTGCTCTTCTTTGGCGACCTCATGCTTCCATCAGAAGAAGAGCTCTCTCACGCCCGCCCTTCCTCCCGTCGTGGTCTTGGATGGGTTGGTGGTTTGACAACATCCCTGTCGACGTGACCTTGTGGAGAGCAGCTGCGGATTACGTGGAAGAGGCTCGGACCGGAAAACGTGGCCAAGAATCGAAACGATACCGATCTGCGCACGCCTTTAGGATCAGGCCTACTGTTTCTTGGAGCTTGACGGACCGTGCTTCAACTGTGCCTCTCATGAACACCGGTCTTCAGTATAATAACCTCAGGAGTCGCCGTGTCCCCAACACAGAGTTACCGATGGGATGGTCTCGAAGTGGCTCACATTATGTCCATGATAGCGACGAGACTGCGCTGTTCAAGTATCCTGTCCCTGTTGGAGACCCTGCCGAAAGCGGTGGTTATGAGCCTGCCGTAGGTGAGCAAGCCTACCCCGGGCCATTGCTATCGTTCCGAACAACTTCTGGTTTCTTCGACATCGAGTTCCATACTACCCTCGCTCATCGCGAGCGACCCAACCCGCCTCTCGCCGTGGGTACAATTTGGAACAAGGCCAACCGATGGGCGGGCCAATTCCGTGCTCACGATGCCTGGTTAGGCATCCAATCCTCAAACTATGATGGTGAAGAACGACTCGAATTTATTTGTATTTCTATTGCCACTGAACGTCGAGGCTCACATGTCTTTGATACCGACAAATTCGAGGAGCACATGGACGCGGATGGTATGGTTGATTTCGTCAATGTTCTCTGGATCGAGCGGATTGGAGATATTGCATATCGACGAGGTGTTGGACAGATCTTGctcaagacttgggaggcACAGGCTAAGGACGAGGTCGCGGTTCTACTTGGTTGA